In Lathyrus oleraceus cultivar Zhongwan6 chromosome 2, CAAS_Psat_ZW6_1.0, whole genome shotgun sequence, the DNA window gtgccatgttggtgttgacgcaaatgtgagcttgagatatggaccctatcacccacgcattatgtttcttattgtacgatgccatcaacctatacccacactccggatttttgcatacaatgacgtatctttccggatttgatttgataacatcgtagtcaacacaatttttcaagtgccagttctttattgctaacagacactcttccttggtccgatattggtcacccttctttaagtcctcatcagacctcatatatgggttgtagaacatatctgatgagggctcatcctcgcccaagttaagtgttgtgaagtgtgcaggcggtgagtagcgttgcgctataggtatttgagcttggtcttcgtcttcagaatgacggttcaccaagtcatcaaccacgtcttcagcatcatcaaccacatcgtcttcaacgtggtgctcaacatcttgttcgtcatcaatcacaggatcaataacctgtgattgaatattctgagttgattgaggttgttccaacacaatgtacaacactatgtattcgtaaccagagtactcatggttacgaagcatgtattgtgtctccatgtcattttgaatcaatgacttataaaacttgacagagttgttttctgaaaaaaaaggttgttgataaaaaatttgggacacgggttgtcttagtttggactcaatcttcctTTTCAGGTAAGAGAAatcagctcctctatttagacaaaaacgagtgcattcggtgtttctaaataggaagccagacatatcacattcataagtctcaccattgacgtgagctttgattttgtattatgatgaagatgccatgttttgtgaagatattgtgatggttttgtgaagggtttgtgaagattttgtgaaggttttgtgaaggttttgtgaaggttttgtgagGGTTTTGTGATGATATTGTGATGGTTTTTTGAAGGTTTTGTGAtgatattgtgaaggttttgtgaagattgctgtgaagatattgtgaatacctttgtgaaaatgtgtgtgcatatttatactgcaagattccgacacatctttgcatgcatgtcttcaaccaagccttccccaagagaaacgcatgcaaaacttggacacgtgtaaagcatgcaagaaaccaagccttccccaagagcaacgcatgcaaaacttggacacgtgtaAAGCATGCAAGAATCTTGCAGGCAAGGTGGAACTgcatgcatgtaataattttgacacgtctactgcctatccatcaaatgtaTTCTCCACATagtctgaacttagtctcagCTTTAGCTTTGCATGCTTGaacctagcctgcacctattctgcaagattcccatgcatgccttccacgtgtccaagttttgcatcatcagattccaccaagtcttccccaagacaagacaactcccacctagtctgcaccaatgcatgccaacactaccacctagcctgcacctattctgcaagattcccacgcatgccttccacgtgtccaagttttgcatcatcagattccaccaagtcttccccaagacaagacaactcccacctagtctgcaccaatgcatgccaacactaccacctagcctgcacctattctgcaagattcccacgcatgccttccacgtgtccaagttttgcatcatcagattccaccaagccttccccaagacaagacaactcccacctagtctgcaccaatgcatgccaacactaccacctagcctgcacctattctgcaagattcccacgcatgtcttccacttgtcacatttttgcatcatcagattccaccaagccttccccaagacaagacaactcccacctagtctgcaccaatgcatgccaacactaccaatgcatgccaacactaccacgcatgccttacacttgtcacatttttgcatattcagtctacttgaaaacgagtataaatagagggtcattcttgcaagttttcatcaaccactaacacttttattcagagaactccggcgaaacttctcatccacccCACTTCGTTATACATTGCagtcatgtctcttcttaccatgggccaagaacacagaggcactagggcaaacattgcctcattcgtaagtttttcttgaacattgcctctttcatatgtttgtaattagttttttaaaagtccaatctaatgattgtttatattgtttgtttttaaaggatcccaagaaatttcgtcaacgttcacacccaatgccttatccagacccatggtgtGTACCTTACATACAAcgtgcgggtttcggtcatgttatgcatgtcgtaaatgccacaattgatgtcaaattcattttggctctgtgtgaacgttggagacctgagacacacacttttcacctaccaactggtgaatgtaccgtcacattagaggacgtgtacatgcttttgggtcttagaatagatggtaagcctgtcaccggaaatgttcaacagcctaaccaaatatgtgttcaaatgttgggggtagatctggtcgagggtgaggggtctgccaaagcaaggggtcagggtattaaattatctagcctACAAATGTACCAtgactccataactttgactgaggaatcctccgaacaagaaaaagtcataaaaacccgggtttacattatgctattgtttgggaacttgctatttcccgaagggacgggaaatagcataaactttatgtacttgagtttgcttggggacattgatagaataagcacatatagttggggttctgcagtattagcattcctatatagctctttgtgtaaaaatgcacaaaatgagcactgtacattttctggatgtgctttcttgctccaaacatgggggtggtggagattgccgaggctagccccagaaaatcctaatgtctactccttcccctacgcaactaggtaagtttatgatgttatttcattttgtatatttattctatacatatttgtaactaatattatttatctttttttgtttaggttcattgcaaccggactggattacagtcttacccccaaaaataaaattatattttatcgtcaactcttggatcgtctccgagcacaagatgtattaccactaaatcactcagcttctaactgatttattaatatcatgcattctcgataaataacatttttacttttttctttgcagtttatttggaagccatatttgggattggaacatcaacccaaccccgaagatgcagctgtttggacagcaaaaacggccataatgcggttcaccactgtggagatgcaccaaagtgactgtgtcaagcttcaattcggaatgcatcaagaaatctcaggccccccaatgtctatggaaccttggcatctaaaaaaagtcagccaccagtggtatgcccaaaattggaaggaatttgctaaggagtttcgtaaaatgtggaaagaccgtgcccactatgttctacaatttccggtggcgcccaacgaaatgaagccgacaagggaatatgtggattggtatagagcaaatacaaatccagaaatgattgtgtctgacccgttctatttggacgatccccggatgcaacagccatatttccaacaacaacaaccaccacagtattcccaacaacaacaaccaccacagtattcccaacaacaacaaccaccaccttattaccaacaacaaccaccaccaccattttaccaacaacaaccaccaccaccttattaccaacaacaaccaccaccaccatattaccaacaacaaccaccacaacacatgtccaccccccaaccaaatcaacaatacataccacaaactcaaccccaataccatgaagactaccaacaacaaactcaacattcccaccaccatcaacactcccaacacctaccacaatatcaatccccccacttccaccaatcccaacacttccatcacgacaatgtcccgagctcttccagtcctccacctagccccgacacgggtatacaagaggactaccaacaggactactacacaccacaacaaacactgcactttggccaacccgattcaaccctaaactaccaaagaccacaattcgagggcgcacccagcagtagtcagtttgtcctgtaacacctcaaaatttgccctcctctcttgggactagcattaacatatttgcatttaattttagggcattaggcatttcatattgcataacatgtggttacatagtgcaagccatcttcccaagtcttaatcaggagatgaggaagttcaaaggtgcaagctagggttcaatgactgatcatgggccatctgaggattggactgtgaattagggtttcatgatttccaaggatagtggtcttcatcttgtttgaattgatacatcatcatcatcatggttggatgtcatcaggagattggagaagattccttgagattagggttttgaccactggtcaaccctaatcagttgtattgggccaatcagggctggatcaggagatggggtttatgaaggagatgaggatcattctatgattatatggtgcttattgaggctagggtgtcacccttgagccatttcagttggagattggggtttaaattgatctatgcattgccagattcatctatcggatgaaaagtcaactgtggtcaactgtacatgatctgatggatttggaggtggagatgagttagacacacttcattcatgttggaacaagtgttaaatgacattgcaaagcttaaaactgaagaaaatcaagtcaggacaaaaactgccaaaaatagcaagtgacttgtaattgaagtttccaaaaatggaaagttttgacctcaaaaacagaagtccaaggaagcttcaaatgaaaaattgttcaacatgacagatgtagatcttgttctcacctttccaaaaagtccaagaacttgaaaatccaatgtacggtttgcaaaatatggctcattgaatttcagaaaagaccgtaatcaggaggccataacttccacatggtttgtccaaattgcaagttctttatatgcacaaactccatttgacatgtactttgagggtgcatcattggattttcccaaaagtggccaaggcaaaaagtcacttttcaactggacagctgaattggaccaggggcaaaatcgtccaaatgtcaaaatattgggaatttttgaatgggactttttccaacacctcaggaatggcatttagaatgtgtttgaattttcatttcatgcataaggcttttaatttggattttgtcttgaaaaatggaaatgacaaaaatggaccaaatgcatacatatggtgaatttgagaatggagcaaccaatgagcatgaaacaagtttctacagttcacatatgatatttagaaggtgtatgtgctgtcaaaacaggtggcgCTAGCTGTCATGGTGAAATTCCAATTTTACCCTTCATTTGGAAAATGACATTTTCACTTACAATGCTAATTTGGTTGATTACACACTTAAGCATGATTAAGGCTaccatatatattcataatctCTTGCTAATCACAACAGAATTCACACACTCCAAGATTGGATCTCAAAACCATTCCAATTCTCTCAACTTTTATCAAGAACACAAATcttcaaattcatcaaacttcttcattcttcaaccaattttcgaaattctttttgcatcGAACTCCATTCATCATCATCTCAAACTGTTTTTGGAAATTGGAGCTTGAGGAGTAGTAATTCGCAGCTGTCCAAAGTTCACTCTCCAATGGAAAATCAAGAATTCGCACACTAGAAGCAACATTAATTGAACTTGAGCTTGGCATTCATCTTCCTGAAGCGTGTTCTACATCTGTTTTCATGATTTGAAGCTCGAAGCTCGCGGATTACTTGCCGTCATCGAAATAAGGTGCGGATTCGAGTTTCATTATTTCTTGAATTGAGATATGGTTTTTGTAGTTCATTCATTGCTGAACATGCTGCAATTCGTGGTTTTCGATTTGGTTGATTGTAGAATGAGATATAGCGATTTTTAGTTTTGAATGCGAAACTTTAAACGATCGATCCGGTTTACACGGTTAGATTTAGGTTGATTAAGTTATATATTCGTGATCTATGCATTCAGACCTTTCCAATGAGTATTAGTTTGTGCAATTTGGTGATGAAATGATTGAAACCGGTTTTGAGATGGAAGCTTGCGAACACGCGAGGAAGATGAAGCAGTGCTGGATGTAAAACGCGTTTGATCCTGTTTTTTGGCTTGGCAATTCAAAATGTTGTTTCCCTCCAGAATTGTCCTATAGCCATGCGCCAACACATTAAAATGCCACTACTGTTATTCTAATTCATCTTAACTTAATTATAATATATTCAATAATTTCTAACAAATCATTAACACattaaataattcataaaaaatagtaaaaaaatcataaaaatgtgGAAATTTTTTCTATGACTTCCTTGTTAACtctagttttttttttttgacctattggtcaaagttgtgcttggcaaatattttagttgacctagggttttctcatgtatgtcacattttgatacatgtttgtaatttgatcatgaaatgctcataatgtagaataaattcttgaaaatttttgtggtggttcttgactcattgaggattatttatatgtaaatttcatgaattttggatacctggttagagagcagcaaattctggaacttaggtgtgacaatttgtgtcacacctcattatgtcaacttgcaggatttttttgagtgacctatacatgttagaattggctgaaattttgcatgatggttaGTTAGCATGTTGAGAtattgtatgaatttttgtggaattttacattgcattttcaatttgatcatgatttttcatttctggtggttgaaattgcaagctcatatgacataggttggtagaatgattgggaaatcctcatatggaattgtatggtcatgaaatttgatatgcatgttgtagacacataatgtgacattcctgttttggtcccatccatttcttttttgttttcaatgagatatgaatttttgaagtggatgtatgcattgatggtgtggattgaagcatgaaattgtgtctgtttttgttgattttcattgacatggttccatttgcccaattaagctcaaatttgacatggtagaccttgattgacccctgtttaggtgtatttaatttgagaatttttggatgtgttttggtatggatttgaatgcaataattctgtttgtatgtttggtgcttcatttgaaccaatatggattgttttgtgcataacatgagcttggtggatgatataaacatgagaccaatgatgtttgcttgtgtttgatgttaatttgatgttggttaatgaataccttgctgttttaactttttttcttgcttttggaccctaggcttggcctagtggtctagttgctaatatttgcttgatttttcaggatcaaaaaagcaatgtacatggagaatgatccaaatccaattttgattgatgttgtggatgtttgtacactaacataacatttttttgtaggtgttgaagcataggcttgagccttggcttgccttgtgttgtgcataGTTTGTTTAAACTGCTTCTTGTTGTACAGTTTGTCTGATTGATTAttgactgagtttgattgtttccaggtttctctgagcgtttcctttccctatcttgggataaataacgtttagtggcggctctgtgtgtgttttattttcgagtctcgccggttgttttttcgcaggatgcgacagctggcgactctgctggggacttactgatgtagacctgtgctggtccatcgtccctaagcgagtccttcctagcgttctaggattggtttaggttgcttgtttgtgttatttattgcatttattattctaaccagtgtgtatatatatttgcattaaatgtttgcatgcatcatactatcatgttgttgctgtcctctgcaggtggttctgttgtttggggtgggtgttctgagtggggctaaaacccaggcccgagtatacacctaggactagtgtggtctcacgttgcctctttcatgttaagtcaacatgtgcctggcggcgtgatgtgccacaagccggacgaggctcacttgatagtgctcatctctgtggatattccgctttgtttgagtcactccatttgagttgttgactctggtgaccgatcattcccggatctttggtttagacgattttaagggagctacaatggcacacccgaaagggcaaacccattgagtatctccgcccgattgtcgagaccattatccgccttaggatgacttgattagaacttacctgtgaggggagggttgttctgtcagatgtttgttcagatagcctccagatggtgacttttgatctgtgattcagagacataattataagtcggatttatggtcatttattgccgtgacgccggagtgctgtccgtgacttatcagtggggatccgtttatttcggattccccgggccgagatattttatcagtggggatccgtttatttcgggttccccgggccgattcagataGGGGTGATGTGTCTACTCGGATatggtttggtgatgatggtgatgatgatgtatctgtcttccgtttatttcggaacccgtgggtcagaattgggattgtacattcctcagatggttatgatcagttcagagcccagattcagtgcaaatgatcagatggcttggaggatggcaacgcattgcattcattcatcagcatcattacattttgcattaattgcatctaacccatgtttacccatatgcagggacacttttgatcgagattctggttgagagatttctgctccagtatgaggaccggtttgaagaacaacattgcttacagtttctttgatccagagattggtgtgctcaaggatatgatagcattgattactcctgaccatgtgggaatgtttagagagtcatacggcggtattctgaagatggttttcagactcactgactgcgacaggagcgccatccacactcttcttcagttctatgaccctgggttgaggtgtttcgtttttccagactatctgttgggacctctgatggaggattatgtcagcatcctgggtattcagatccgtgatcagattccttttcatgtcaccagagcagagccagatgtccttggaatttcacgtgctctttatttgagtccggaaatggtcaaggaaggtttgaaggaaaaaggaaagctacccgggtttcatttgagtttcttggaggccaatgccaaggaacatgctgctgtgggtaactggaagacggtctgtgctctgattgctgtgagcatttatgggattgtgttgtttcctaaccagaagaattttgtggaccataatgctatcagattgtttatgcagagaaaccctattcctaccctgattggagatgtctactattcagtgcataacaggaatgagaagaggcgtgggggtctggtcagatgctgctctcagttgctctttagatggttcatggggtatttgccttcccgaggtgcttttgttCAGATTGACCCtagtgtcaagtggtccttccgattgatgggtctgcgggctgatgacatcgcttggactcataatggtttagCTGGTCGGGACTTCATCTGCAGTTGcgggagtttacctaatgtgcctttagtgggagttcagggttgcattaattacaacccgatgcttctccggagacagatggggtttgctatagagggtcctcctctcgggcgagagattcaggagtccttctatttcccgattgatggtaaccagaccaagttgaggcaggtattggacgaatggcgagatatccagaggaggggtaaggttccttatggcaaagtcaactgccggtattttccactatttgaggattggttgcggaagaggattgagtcTACATTTCTACCGTTTCCTGGAGGTGACTCTGTGTGTCCTAGGATcgagggtccaagttcttctgtcagcatggaagaattccttgagatgaagagggctAGAGATCAGTTACTTGCGGAGAAAGCGGAGTTagagatgactgttgctcggattcagacaTCCAACCAAGAGATGAAAGTAAAGATGGAAGATCAGGACAAGCGGCATGCCTTGGAGGCCAAACGCTTCGAGATGGATACAacctactatgggaagatcagccagGCCTTAGCATCATCTAAcaaggagcatgacatcaccaaggagaagttgttcagagcatcgaaggtgattgaggatgagaagaggaggcaaatccttgcCAAGGAACAGAGAGATGAGAGAGCCAGAGTTcttgctgcagagtgggaagcggagaaggcaaagatcagggctgagagagatcattaccTAGCTGAGAGAGAccattacttcaggcagatgaagattcatcagaaggaagttggaagactacagcaggagaacaccgagctcaggttcgccgcagagttcgcgaggatggaagatgagatagggccacctgcgggaccctcatctagctagatctttcatttgtgttggattaccgtcaggcttgttgacggaattcacttgtttgtatttcttttcctgattctggaggattgtatttggCTTTATCTGagttgatgtatgactatggcactgatAGTGCACTCTTTTGGTTATGGATGGTGATTTTCAgtcagtgattgatcttcaagctttatttgctttaccgtatgcactcacacaagcacacacatggttgggggtattcatgccaaatcacatatctccgatctgcacgatgagATTGAATGCTGAATATAAGAAGTTTGCCGCGGATTGTTATatgtctcaatgaagccaggatcgagagacaaagtgttcttcatatggatagacattgcattcatgcataataacttgttttctgttttgcaggtgtcagtttctaacctgttttgattgacacaggaatgatgaattcgtccaacgctgacattctcgagctgaaaaAGAGGATGGGAGAACTGATcagtgtcatgcaagagttcgccttggaGCAAAAggtaattgccgaaaaggtgaggaggattgaagactggctgaagatggggaacatgcaaggaaacaCTTCGTtgtctggaccgaagaaatcctttggtaatgaCCAGTGCAAGGATGAGGGTGACTCGAGTGttgtgtacgcccagagaggacacggtagaggtcgttactaccagcacactgctgcagtaaccatccctgctggtaatcagtcaaTCCGGCAGCAACCTCAGCCAACTCCACAGAAGAGACAGGGAGCTGGGAATCAGGTGAaaggaaaaggggttgatcgtcattttgacaagccacccatgccatatgctgctctgtttaaaaagttgatggatctggggatggttcagccaaggacgTTAGCTCCATTGAGAGCAGATCAGTGGCCACCAAACTataatgagaacgccaggtgtgaatttcattctggtacgcaggggcatgacattgagggttgtagagcctttaagcatactGTTCAAGACCTGCTGGAGTCCAAGGCCCTCCATTTTTCACTATTGACagatgttaatgctaatcccataccggcgcatggtcaggtgatgggGAATGCAATTACTGAAGATTCAAATTACACCCGGGCAGTGGGTAAAGAAACTAACAGTGACTGGGGAATTGATCagtggataaaatcgtgcgtgccagggagctggaaggcctaaaagatcaaCACTGTTACTCGTCTGGAAGAGtattatttcttgttttcagtttatttgcatgaaagccatacgtgttgcccgacacgcaatggtccattgtaagggccacctcatgtttaaatttgcatttctgcatcatgaataaaaggatgtttttcagtcaaaaagcggcgttccctgtttttcatttatttttgcagtttaaaaacaaaataaaaatgacaatgtttattttcatttttatctttttgttttgtctcgttccgacttcaaaaacAAGTTTCCGGATCTCgtcgataacaatttggttacc includes these proteins:
- the LOC127120420 gene encoding uncharacterized protein LOC127120420, whose product is MRTGLKNNIAYSFFDPEIGVLKDMIALITPDHVGMFRESYGGILKMVFRLTDCDRSAIHTLLQFYDPGLRCFVFPDYLLGPLMEDYVSILGIQIRDQIPFHVTRAEPDVLGISRALYLSPEMVKEGLKEKGKLPGFHLSFLEANAKEHAAVGNWKTVCALIAVSIYGIVLFPNQKNFVDHNAIRLFMQRNPIPTLIGDVYYSVHNRNEKRRGGLVRCCSQLLFRWFMGYLPSRGAFVQIDPSVKWSFRLMGLRADDIAWTHNGLAGRDFICSCGSLPNVPLVGVQGCINYNPMLLRRQMGFAIEGPPLGREIQESFYFPIDGNQTKLRQVLDEWRDIQRRGKVPYGKVNCRYFPLFEDWLRKRIESTFLPFPGGDSVCPRIEGPSSSVSMEEFLEMKRARDQLLAEKAELEMTVARIQTSNQEMKVKMEDQDKRHALEAKRFEMDTTYYGKISQALASSNKEHDITKEKLFRASKVIEDEKRRQILAKEQRDERARVLAAEWEAEKAKIRAERDHYLAERDHYFRQMKIHQKEVGRLQQENTELRFAAEFARMEDEIGPPAGPSSS